In a genomic window of Columba livia isolate bColLiv1 breed racing homer chromosome 4, bColLiv1.pat.W.v2, whole genome shotgun sequence:
- the USP38 gene encoding ubiquitin carboxyl-terminal hydrolase 38, with translation MDKILEGLVSSSHPLPLKRVIVRRVVESAETPLSQAQCRAMFVLSTRLVLQGPDPFQRQVGRQVLEAYGRYHRDEFEAFFNRGLVLGLLQRGYGELSSRDPAILDYIQAGLRLIMSCPSVLELFELLQVEALRLVCERPAPPLCARLCQLLGDFPQCLPRGRKLSLAFCQQLVRSIAHFQSQGSREAELRLYVSQVTQVSGLLRSVWKAEPDTLLPSLQELFAVISAADTSFEPSVALASLVQHIPLQMITVLIRSLTTDPNVKDASMTQALCRMIDWLSWPLAQHVETWVIALLKGLAAVQKFTILIDVTLLKIELVFNRLWFPLVRPGALAVLSHMLLSFQHSPEAFHLIVPHVVSLVQSFKRDGLPSSTAFLMQLTELIHCMMYHYSGFPELYEPILEAIKDMPKPSEEKIKLILSQSAWTSQSSSLPSCLSRLSGKSETGKTGLINLGNTCYMNSVIQALFMATDFRRHVLSLNLNGCNSLMRKLQHLFAFLAHTQREAYAPRIFFEASRPPWFTPRSQQDCSEYLRFLLDRLHEEERTLKALSSTKTSEGTTNEESQTQEAVHKAQVFAEAPCVGSEERTLIEKMFGGKLKTTICCLNCKSTSQKEEAFTDLSLAFCPPTSLENVDPKCVERSEVKDDYMVQTNTTATSPAGETPLNNLEANGGHDTVMNEGTIKDFSTEPDSENTTNSELNKVQDNGDMSQRLVGKNTPSVTDLLNYFLAPEILSGDNKYYCEKCASLQNAEKTMQIIEEPEYLILTLLRFSYDPKCHIRRKILDNVSLPLVLELPVKRATCPLAVVSGSWSVGVEISDIGENLAKKLKPSGADEVTCPQLVPYTLSSVVVHSGVSSESGHYYSYARNVTGSGPSGLCHQSTALSLVSPQAKLLTEESPCTVLENELDPEMPREWFLFNDSRVTFTSFQSVQKITSRFPKDTAYVLFYKKQNSTSGFSTNSANGLWVNGDPPLQKDLMDAITKDNKLYLQEQELSARTQALQAASASCSFRPNGFDDNDPPGSCGPTGGGGGGGFSTVGRLVF, from the exons ATGGACAAGATCCTGGAGGGGCTGGTGAGCTCGTCCCACCCGCTGCCGCTGAAGCGGGTGATCGTGCGGCGGGTGGTGGAGTCGGCGGAGACGCCGCTGAGCCAGGCGCAGTGCCGCGCCATGTTCGTCCTCAGCACCCggctggtgctgcagggccCCGACCCCTTCCAGCGGCAGGTGGGCCGGCAGGTGCTGGAGGCCTACGGCCGCTACCACCGCGACGAGTTCGAGGCCTTCTTCAACCGTGGGCTCGTCCTCGGCCTCCTGCAGCGCGGCTACGGCGAGCTGAGCAGCCGCGACCCCGCCATCCTCGACTACATCCAGGCGGGGCTGCGCCTCATCATGAGCTGCCCCTCGGTGCTGGAGCTCTTCGAGCTGCTGCAGGTGGAGGCCCTGCGGCTGGTGTGCGAGCGGCCGGCGCCGCCGCTCTGCGCCCGcctgtgccagctgctgggCGACTTCCCGCAGTGCCTGCCCCGCGGCAGGAAGCTCTCCCTCGCCTTCTGCCAGCAGCTGGTCCGCAGCATCGCCCACTTCCAGAGCCAGGGCAGCCGGGAGGCCGAGCTGCGCCTCTACGTCTCGCAGGTGACCCAGGTCAGCGGGCTGCTGCGGAGCGTCTGGAAGGCCGAGCCCGACACGCTGCTGCCATCTCTGCAGGAGCTCTTTGCCGTTATCTCCGCCGCCG ATACTTCCTTCGAACCTTCTGTTGCACTGGCAAGTCTTGTGCAGCATATCCCATTACAGATGATTACAGTACTCATCAGGAGCCTTACTACAGATCCAAATGTGAAAgatgcaagtatgacccaagcTCTGTGCAG AATGATAGACTGGTTGTCCTGGCCTCTGGCTCAGCATGTGGAAACATGGGTGATTGCACTGCTGAAGGGACTGGCCGCAGTCCAGAAGTTTACCATCCTCATTGATGTCACTCTGCTTAAGATTGAATTG GTCTTTAATCGACTTTGGTTTCCTCTAGTGAGGCCTGGTGCCCTTGCTGTCCTTTCTCACATGTTGCTTAGTTTTCAGCATTCTCCAGAAGCTTTTCATTTG ATTGTCCCACATGTGGTCAGTTTGGTTCAGTCCTTCAAAAGAGATGGCTTACCTTCCAGTACAGCCTTCTTGATGCAGCTAACAGAGTTGATACACTGTATGATGTATCATTATTCAGGATTTCCAGAGCTCTATGAACCCATTCTGGAAGCTATTAAG GATATGCCCAAACCCAGTGAAGAGAAAATTAAGTTGATTCTCAGTCAGAGTGCCTGGACTTCTCAATCCAGTTCTTTGCCATCTTGTCTATCTAGACTTTCTGGAAAGTCTGAAACGGGGAAGACAGGTCTAATTAATTTAGGAAATACTTGCTACATGAACAGCGTTATTCAGGCACTTTTTATGGCTACAGA ttttagaAGACATGTTTTATCTCTAAATCTAAATGGGTGTAATTCACTAATGAGAAAATTACAGcatctttttgcatttttggcCCATACCCAG AGGGAAGCATATGCTCCTAGAATTTTCTTTGAGGCCTCCAGACCACCGTGGTTCACCCCTCGATCCCAGCAGGATTGCTCGGAATATCTCAGATTCCTGCTAGACAG GCTGCATGAAGAAGAGAGAACCTTGAAAGCGTTGTCTTCAACAAAGACTTCTGAAGGTACAACAAATGAAGAGTCCCAGACACAAGAAGCTGTCCATAAAGCACAGGTATTTGCAGAAGCACCTTGTGTGGGAAGTGAAGAAAGAACTCTGATAGAGAAGATGTTTGGAGGAAAATTGAAGACTACTATATGCTGTTTGAACTGCAAAAGTACATCTCAAAAGGAAGAAGCTTTTACAGatctttctctggctttctgcCCTCCAACTTCCTTGGAGAACGTTGACCCAAAATGTGTGGAACGTTCTGAAGTGAAAGATGACTACATGGTGCAAACTAACACTACAGCAACTAGTCCTGCTGGAGAAACACCTCTCAATAATTTGGAAGCAAATGGTGGACATGACACAGTAATGAATGAAGGAACTATAAAAGATTTTTCTACTGAGCCAGACTCTGAGAATACCACAAATTCAGAACTCAACAAAGTTCAAGATAATGGGGATATGTCTCAGAGGCTAGTAGGTAAAAACACTCCATCAGTTACAGActtactgaattattttctggCACCTGAGATCCTCAGTGGAGACAATAAGTATTATTGTGAAAAGTGTGCCTCTCTACAGAATGCTGAGAAAACTATGCAAATCATTGAGGAACCTGAATACCTCATTCTCACTCTTTTGAGATTTTCTTATGATCCTAAGTGTCATATAAGGCGCAAAATCCTGGACAATGTGTCTCTGCCACTGGTTTTGGAACTGCCAGTCAAAAGAGCAACATGCCCTCTGGCTGTGGTTTCCGGCAGTTGGTCTGTTGGTGTTGAGATTTCTGATATTGGAGAAAATCTTGCTAAAAAACTGAAGCCATCAGGTGCTGATGAAGTGACCTGCCCACAACTAGTGCCCTACACGTTAAGCTCTGTGGTGGTGCATTCTGGTGTATCCTCTGAAAGCGGACATTATTATTCATATGCTAGAAATGTTACTGGGTCAGGGCCGTCAGGACTCTGCCACCAGTCTACAGCTCTTTCTTTAGTTTCTCCTCAGGCTAAGCTGCTGACAGAGGAGAGTCCTTGTACTGTTTTAGAAAATGAGTTGGACCCTGAAATGCCAAGAGAATGGTTTCTGTTCAATGACAGCAGAGTGACATTTACCTCATTTCAGTCAGTCCAGAAAATTACCAGTAGATTTCCAAAGGACACTGCTTATGTTCTGTTTTACAAAAAACAGAATAGCACCAGTGGCTTCAGCACCAATTCAGCAAATGGACTCTGGGTAAATGGAGACCCTCCCCTACAAAAAGACCTCATGGATGCAATTACAAAAGATAACAAACTGTACTTGCAG GAGCAGGAGCTTAGTGCTCGAACACAAGCACTTCAAGCTGCCTCAGCCTCGTGCTCTTTCCGACCCAATGGATTTGATGACAATGACCCCCCGGGAAGTTGTGGACCAacaggtggaggaggagggggtGGGTTCAGTACAGTTGGTAGATTAGTCTTTTGA